From a region of the Mucilaginibacter auburnensis genome:
- a CDS encoding glycosyltransferase family 4 protein: MQTFSYESLKKNMPQPSILVTFDSMKDINCGYFSFGKGLGNALIKENKSRYKFTFYLFAKTIPLFQEAVSTRKLRFFDKLFFTGKNDYDLVHFTDQRVRLNPSMVNAVKIMTIHDMNKVHLKKSKPHRIQAYLDKMRKNISKCDHIVTISQFVANDVIKYFPEAKNKIIVIYNGADKLELKAGHNPAFVPQRPFLFTIGLLSPQKGFHLLPALLQHNDFDLVISGTETPHKQKIIEEAIKYNCLDRVHITGPISDDDKAWYYKNCSAFIFPSKTEGFGLPVIEAMNFGKPVFLSTFTSLPEIGGECAYYFESFEPENIQKVFTDGLIDFNKRRREQEMIDRAKMFTWERAAEAYLNLYEKCMHSRKS, from the coding sequence ATGCAAACATTTAGTTACGAATCTTTAAAGAAAAATATGCCACAACCATCTATTTTAGTAACCTTCGATTCCATGAAAGATATTAATTGCGGATATTTTTCTTTTGGAAAAGGTTTAGGCAATGCTCTAATAAAGGAAAACAAGTCCCGCTATAAATTTACGTTTTATTTATTTGCTAAAACGATCCCACTTTTTCAGGAAGCGGTATCGACGAGAAAACTAAGATTTTTTGATAAACTATTCTTCACAGGTAAAAACGATTATGATTTGGTGCACTTTACCGACCAGCGTGTTCGTCTTAATCCGTCAATGGTCAATGCTGTTAAAATAATGACCATTCACGACATGAATAAGGTTCATTTGAAAAAAAGCAAGCCTCATCGTATTCAAGCGTATTTGGATAAAATGAGAAAAAACATTAGCAAATGTGACCATATCGTAACTATTTCACAGTTTGTGGCAAACGATGTGATAAAATACTTTCCTGAAGCAAAAAATAAAATCATTGTAATTTACAACGGTGCAGATAAGTTAGAGTTGAAGGCTGGTCATAACCCTGCTTTCGTTCCGCAAAGGCCGTTTTTATTTACTATCGGACTTCTTTCCCCTCAAAAAGGGTTTCATTTATTACCTGCTTTATTGCAACATAATGATTTTGACTTAGTAATTTCAGGCACTGAAACACCACATAAGCAAAAAATCATCGAAGAAGCTATCAAATATAACTGCTTAGATAGAGTTCATATTACGGGCCCCATTTCTGACGATGATAAGGCCTGGTATTACAAAAATTGCAGTGCATTTATTTTCCCATCAAAAACTGAAGGCTTCGGCCTTCCTGTGATTGAAGCAATGAACTTTGGGAAACCAGTTTTTTTATCAACTTTTACTTCTTTACCAGAAATAGGCGGAGAATGTGCCTACTATTTTGAAAGTTTTGAGCCGGAAAATATACAAAAGGTCTTTACCGATGGATTGATTGATTTCAATAAAAGACGTAGGGAGCAAGAAATGATTGATCGTGCAAAAATGTTCACTTGGGAAAGAGCTGCAGAAGCTTATCTTAATCTTTATGAGAAATGTATGCACAGTCGAAAAAGTTAA
- a CDS encoding nuclear transport factor 2 family protein, giving the protein MKIKSHLLITVLCSVSFLTAKAQIDTVSFPKERTEIKAIVHSPGNSALGKDIIMVGAKGDISFTQEELKGARAQEKLVFKSVTPVAGSEFIRIYNANTAIVNWLAAVELQVDGHDVSLKVRRIEVYIKKDGKWNRVAGQGTEVDQTLFPNPH; this is encoded by the coding sequence ATGAAAATTAAATCACATCTATTAATAACCGTTCTTTGCAGTGTTTCATTCCTGACGGCAAAAGCTCAAATAGATACCGTTAGTTTTCCTAAAGAGCGTACTGAAATAAAAGCTATTGTGCATAGCCCCGGCAATAGCGCGTTGGGTAAAGACATTATTATGGTGGGTGCAAAAGGAGACATCTCCTTTACACAAGAAGAATTAAAAGGGGCTCGTGCTCAGGAAAAGCTCGTATTTAAATCGGTAACACCGGTTGCCGGCAGTGAATTTATCAGGATATATAATGCAAACACTGCAATTGTTAACTGGTTAGCCGCTGTAGAACTACAGGTTGATGGGCATGATGTATCATTAAAGGTGAGACGTATTGAGGTGTACATCAAGAAAGATGGTAAGTGGAACAGAGTTGCCGGACAAGGTACTGAGGTAGATCAAACTCTTTTTCCTAATCCGCACTGA
- a CDS encoding response regulator, with amino-acid sequence MKKILVLDDNQDILDIVVEVLAYERYYVKGIKSALSLLPVAESFHPDLILLDLRLSDGHGGELCKKIKADPALCHIPVIIFTSYHSPYDDLSKYCCDGVIDKPFDLVHLIDTINNFLVNADGMLDEG; translated from the coding sequence ATGAAAAAAATTCTTGTTCTTGACGACAATCAAGATATTCTTGATATCGTAGTTGAAGTATTAGCTTACGAGCGGTACTATGTAAAAGGAATTAAAAGCGCACTGTCTTTACTACCTGTTGCTGAATCTTTCCATCCGGATTTGATTTTGTTAGATCTCAGACTGTCCGATGGTCATGGCGGTGAGCTTTGTAAAAAGATCAAAGCCGACCCGGCTTTGTGCCACATCCCGGTAATTATATTTACTTCTTACCACTCTCCTTACGATGACCTTAGCAAATACTGTTGTGATGGTGTGATTGACAAACCATTTGACCTGGTACATCTGATTGATACCATTAACAACTTTCTGGTGAACGCTGATGGTATGCTTGATGAGGGCTAA
- a CDS encoding TonB-dependent receptor: MRLFIFSVTNTSSKLRSAAGFKTLFILSFILLNAVITVAQNAGSSITGTVKNTQGQPLAYATITLSKAKSGHTDEQGKFSLTGIVAGLHNISVSMVGYQTETKRIELTADSKTDLTFILQEGSALSEVVVTAGRKTESIKEVPSSVSILNAKQVREQLNVNPSIASILGNTIPGLGMATNKATNSGQTLRGRQVLVLIDGIPQSTPLMNGSRDIRTLDPAVIERVEVIKGATSIYGNGSAGGIINFITKKPTVGKTFSGVTSAGVSGNVAHADNTLGYRFSQTFSGTVNRFSYVVNGTVNYTGVQRDAEGNVNAQPDGLGQNRAYNAFVKLGYTINNNSVITASYNLFRSTQKSDYVNVIGKYGKNPSVGQKGIDPGEPAGTPYNHNVLVSYQNRALPLNTTLDLSAYYNGFISLNRYVAQGTAWYGPGQTKIQSFKKGVRVTLNTPWKLGNWGDGELTYGLDFLNDRTNQILTDGRVYIPDMNMVNLAPYAQMKLDVLTNLVLKAGVRYENATVKVKDYNTIASGPNGQGSIAVTGGKIPYNATTFNAGLRYNKFYIFNPFVSFSQGFAINELGRILRSATSNTLGSITTDPIITNNYEAGFSSTIGNLNITAAYFISKSNLGANLVDNGSGVLVAQREPENVRGYEITADYTINPVWSVGGSYAYVEGKARQSTGNEVYLNGLRIAPPKATGYVGFRPVQAFDMKLFWVYSGARDRFAVRSNGLYANSEGPVKPIHLFNLAANYKFNSKLSAGLGVENLLNRSYYPVVSQYRAVDAEYVRGNGATMNLNFSYSF, translated from the coding sequence ATGCGACTTTTTATATTTTCAGTTACAAACACTTCATCAAAGCTGCGCTCTGCAGCGGGTTTTAAAACACTATTTATTCTTTCATTCATTTTACTTAACGCGGTTATAACTGTTGCGCAAAACGCAGGTTCATCAATAACTGGTACCGTTAAAAATACGCAGGGACAGCCATTGGCTTACGCTACAATTACCCTGTCAAAAGCTAAAAGTGGGCATACCGATGAGCAGGGTAAATTTTCGTTAACTGGTATTGTTGCGGGGTTACACAACATTAGCGTAAGCATGGTTGGCTATCAAACAGAAACAAAGAGGATTGAACTTACTGCGGATAGCAAAACTGATCTGACTTTCATCCTTCAGGAAGGCAGCGCCCTCTCTGAGGTTGTAGTGACGGCAGGTCGTAAAACCGAAAGCATAAAAGAGGTTCCATCATCTGTAAGTATATTGAATGCCAAACAGGTTAGGGAACAACTCAACGTCAATCCGTCTATAGCTTCTATTTTAGGCAATACCATACCCGGTTTGGGCATGGCAACCAATAAAGCAACCAATTCAGGCCAAACACTGCGCGGGCGTCAGGTGCTGGTGTTAATCGACGGTATACCACAATCAACACCGTTAATGAATGGCAGCCGCGATATCCGCACGCTTGACCCTGCTGTTATTGAACGTGTTGAAGTTATTAAAGGAGCTACTTCAATTTACGGCAATGGATCTGCCGGTGGTATAATTAACTTCATTACCAAAAAGCCAACAGTTGGTAAAACATTTAGCGGTGTTACAAGTGCAGGCGTTAGCGGAAACGTTGCTCATGCCGACAATACATTAGGTTACCGCTTCTCGCAAACATTTTCGGGTACGGTTAATCGTTTCTCCTACGTTGTGAACGGAACGGTAAATTACACGGGTGTTCAGCGCGATGCAGAGGGCAATGTTAACGCGCAGCCTGATGGGCTTGGCCAAAATCGCGCTTATAACGCATTTGTAAAATTGGGCTATACCATTAATAATAACAGCGTCATTACTGCTTCTTACAATTTATTCAGAAGCACGCAAAAAAGCGATTATGTTAATGTGATAGGTAAATATGGTAAAAACCCATCAGTAGGTCAAAAAGGAATTGATCCCGGTGAGCCTGCGGGTACGCCATACAATCATAATGTGTTGGTTTCCTATCAAAACAGGGCTCTGCCTTTAAATACAACTTTGGATCTGTCTGCCTACTATAATGGCTTTATCTCATTAAACAGATATGTGGCACAAGGCACAGCATGGTACGGCCCCGGGCAAACTAAGATACAGTCATTTAAAAAAGGAGTACGGGTAACATTGAATACCCCGTGGAAGCTGGGCAACTGGGGAGATGGTGAATTAACTTACGGTCTTGACTTTTTGAACGACCGCACCAACCAGATACTAACAGATGGCAGGGTTTATATTCCGGATATGAACATGGTTAACCTGGCGCCTTATGCTCAAATGAAGCTGGACGTTTTAACCAACCTTGTATTGAAAGCAGGTGTAAGATATGAGAATGCTACTGTGAAGGTAAAAGATTATAACACCATTGCCAGCGGCCCTAATGGCCAGGGGAGCATAGCTGTTACAGGTGGAAAAATACCTTATAATGCCACTACTTTTAATGCAGGTTTACGCTATAACAAGTTTTATATATTTAATCCGTTCGTGAGTTTTTCACAAGGTTTTGCAATTAATGAGTTAGGGCGGATTCTACGCAGCGCAACCAGCAACACGCTGGGTAGCATTACAACTGATCCTATTATAACCAACAACTATGAAGCCGGGTTTAGCAGCACTATTGGCAATTTAAATATTACCGCGGCTTACTTTATCAGTAAGTCAAACCTTGGCGCTAACCTGGTTGACAATGGCAGCGGAGTTTTAGTTGCACAGCGCGAGCCCGAGAATGTTCGCGGTTATGAGATCACTGCGGATTATACTATTAACCCTGTATGGTCGGTTGGTGGTAGCTACGCTTACGTTGAAGGAAAAGCAAGGCAATCAACCGGAAATGAGGTTTATTTAAATGGGTTGCGCATTGCTCCACCAAAGGCAACAGGTTATGTGGGTTTCCGCCCGGTGCAGGCATTTGATATGAAATTATTTTGGGTGTACTCCGGTGCCAGAGACCGGTTCGCAGTAAGATCTAACGGATTATATGCAAATAGCGAAGGGCCGGTTAAGCCGATACACCTGTTTAATCTGGCAGCCAATTATAAATTCAACAGTAAGCTATCAGCCGGATTAGGTGTTGAAAACTTACTGAACAGATCATACTATCCGGTAGTGAGCCAATACCGCGCTGTTGATGCCGAATATGTTAGAGGTAACGGAGCCACCATGAACCTTAACTTTAGCTATAGCTTTTAA
- a CDS encoding PepSY-associated TM helix domain-containing protein → MVKKTFLWLHRWLGLLTGLVVVIVSITGCINVFADELKEYFYHDRFFRVEDKSPPLPFSVLRSNAQHALGDKYKISRCEVYPANNRNWIFRATSTDAEAIGHWNYYKYYYRVYINPVSGKVAYVEDTRNEFFQLVLSTHLNLLLGEYIGTWVTGISVACFLVILISSVVIWWPAKWKKKTLKSKLAVKWDAGNKRFNYDLHTVFGIYALVPLFVICVTGLVFAFSWADSSVQYVANGAKTIKKRNIPKSTPNADYNSLAMNYRIAGLLKAHADADVFSIRFREKPTDPLDVQVRLAKKRTHFFRWYYFDRNNGKLLQNYGSSDIKGGEKLRSMNYDLHTGAYAGIFTKLIAFSASLICASLPITGFYVWWHKRRKSKKQVAKAQVPAAV, encoded by the coding sequence ATGGTAAAAAAAACTTTCCTATGGTTGCACAGATGGTTAGGGTTGTTAACAGGCCTGGTGGTGGTCATTGTGAGCATTACCGGTTGTATCAACGTTTTTGCCGACGAGCTGAAGGAATATTTTTACCACGACCGTTTTTTTAGAGTGGAGGACAAGAGTCCTCCATTGCCATTTAGTGTTTTGCGAAGTAATGCACAACATGCACTGGGTGATAAATATAAAATATCCCGTTGCGAGGTCTATCCGGCTAATAACCGTAACTGGATATTCAGAGCCACTTCAACAGATGCCGAAGCTATTGGGCATTGGAATTACTATAAGTACTATTACAGGGTTTATATAAACCCGGTAAGCGGGAAAGTTGCTTATGTGGAAGATACCCGGAATGAGTTTTTTCAGCTGGTTTTAAGCACGCACCTTAACCTGCTTTTAGGTGAATATATTGGCACATGGGTTACGGGTATTTCAGTCGCCTGCTTTTTGGTGATATTGATCTCCAGCGTTGTGATCTGGTGGCCCGCCAAATGGAAAAAGAAAACTTTAAAATCAAAATTAGCTGTTAAATGGGATGCTGGCAACAAGCGTTTTAATTATGACCTGCATACAGTGTTCGGCATTTATGCCTTAGTACCGCTATTTGTAATTTGCGTTACCGGGTTGGTGTTTGCATTTTCCTGGGCGGATAGTTCGGTTCAATATGTAGCTAACGGAGCAAAAACAATAAAGAAACGCAACATTCCAAAATCAACCCCTAATGCCGACTACAACTCGTTGGCAATGAATTATAGAATAGCCGGATTATTGAAAGCGCACGCTGATGCTGATGTTTTTTCCATCCGTTTTCGAGAAAAGCCAACCGACCCGCTTGATGTGCAGGTGCGGTTGGCAAAGAAGCGCACCCATTTTTTCCGGTGGTATTATTTCGATCGCAACAATGGTAAGCTCCTGCAAAATTATGGCAGCAGCGATATTAAAGGCGGCGAAAAGCTAAGAAGCATGAATTATGACCTGCACACCGGAGCATATGCTGGTATATTTACTAAACTTATTGCCTTTTCGGCATCACTAATTTGTGCCTCACTCCCCATAACCGGTTTTTATGTTTGGTGGCATAAGCGCCGCAAAAGCAAAAAACAGGTAGCTAAGGCACAGGTCCCTGCTGCTGTCTAA
- a CDS encoding ATP-dependent Clp protease ATP-binding subunit, producing the protein MEAKFSPRVKDVIQYSREEALRLGHDYIGTEHLLLGLIRDGDGVAIKLLKELAVDTARLRRSVEDAVKGTIGTNVHIGSIPLTKQAEKVLKITYLEAKIFKSDVIGTEHLLLSILRDEDNIASQILMQFNVNYEIFKGEVEAHKNNITDEMPGSPTGGDDDFKEEEAFNQPKKVSDIKSKTPVLDNFGRDLTRAAEDGKLDPIVGREQEIERVSQILSRRKKNNPILIGEPGVGKSAIAEGLALRIVQRKVSRVLFNKRVVTLDLASLVAGTKYRGQFEERMKAVMNELEKSPDVILFIDEIHTIVGAGGASGSLDASNMFKPALARGEIQCIGATTLDEYRQYIEKDGALDRRFQKVMIEPASISETIEILNRIKEKYEEHHGVTYTQEAIEACVNLTTRYITDRFLPDKAIDALDEAGSRVHLTNIHVPQEILDIENKIEQIKLEKNKVVRSQKYEEAAKLRDTEKHLLEELEQAKGVWEAETKSKRYTVTEDNVAEVVAMMTGIPVQKVGQADSQKLLNMSEKIGKKIIGQDDAVKKLARAIQRTRAGLKDPKKPIGSFIFLGPTGVGKTELAKELARFMFDTEDALIQIDMSEYMEKFAVSRLVGAPPGYVGYEEGGQLTEKVRRKPYAVVLLDEIEKAHPDVFNILLQVLDEGQLTDSLGRKVDFRNAIIIMTSNIGARQLKDFGQGVGFSTNAQTTQADAHSRGVIENALKRAFAPEFLNRIDDVIVFNSLGKEEIFKIIDIELASLFGRVHALGYQIELTEAAKDFIADKGYDSQFGARPLKRAIQKYLEDPIAEEILKGELGEAELMVVDYDKDTNEIKVSAKKASGKEPKQEEQD; encoded by the coding sequence ATGGAAGCTAAATTTTCGCCGCGGGTTAAAGATGTAATACAATACAGTAGAGAGGAGGCATTGCGTCTTGGACATGACTATATTGGCACAGAACATCTGTTACTGGGGCTTATAAGAGATGGTGACGGAGTAGCCATTAAGCTGCTCAAAGAACTGGCTGTTGATACCGCCAGGCTTCGTCGCTCTGTTGAAGACGCTGTAAAAGGAACTATAGGAACTAACGTACATATTGGCAGCATACCGCTTACCAAGCAAGCTGAGAAAGTATTGAAGATAACTTACCTTGAGGCTAAGATTTTCAAAAGTGATGTAATTGGCACAGAACACTTACTGTTGTCAATCCTTCGCGATGAAGATAATATCGCATCACAAATTTTGATGCAGTTTAATGTTAACTACGAAATATTTAAAGGCGAAGTGGAAGCACACAAAAACAACATAACCGACGAAATGCCGGGATCGCCTACAGGTGGCGATGACGACTTCAAAGAAGAAGAAGCATTCAATCAGCCTAAAAAGGTATCAGACATTAAATCAAAAACACCGGTTCTTGACAACTTTGGCCGTGATTTAACCCGCGCTGCCGAAGACGGTAAACTTGACCCGATTGTTGGTCGTGAGCAGGAAATTGAGCGTGTATCTCAAATCTTGTCTCGCCGTAAAAAGAATAACCCAATATTAATTGGTGAACCGGGCGTTGGTAAGAGTGCCATTGCCGAAGGTTTAGCTTTGCGTATAGTACAGCGTAAGGTATCGCGCGTATTGTTCAACAAACGTGTGGTTACGCTAGATCTTGCATCTTTAGTAGCGGGTACAAAATACCGCGGTCAGTTTGAGGAGCGTATGAAAGCCGTTATGAACGAGCTGGAAAAATCTCCTGACGTGATCTTGTTCATTGATGAGATACATACCATTGTTGGCGCGGGTGGTGCTTCAGGCTCACTGGATGCTTCAAATATGTTCAAACCAGCTTTAGCCAGGGGCGAGATACAATGCATTGGCGCAACTACTTTAGATGAGTATCGTCAGTACATTGAAAAAGATGGCGCCTTAGACCGTCGTTTCCAAAAGGTAATGATTGAGCCTGCATCTATCAGCGAAACCATTGAGATACTGAACAGGATAAAAGAAAAATACGAAGAGCACCACGGGGTAACTTATACCCAGGAAGCTATTGAGGCCTGCGTTAATTTAACTACCCGTTATATTACAGACAGATTTTTACCTGATAAAGCTATTGATGCTTTAGATGAAGCCGGTTCACGCGTTCACTTAACCAACATCCACGTTCCGCAGGAAATATTGGATATTGAAAATAAAATTGAGCAGATAAAGCTTGAGAAAAATAAAGTAGTACGCAGCCAGAAATATGAAGAAGCTGCCAAACTGCGCGATACCGAGAAACATTTATTGGAAGAGTTGGAGCAAGCTAAAGGTGTTTGGGAGGCCGAAACAAAATCTAAACGTTACACTGTAACTGAAGACAATGTTGCCGAGGTTGTAGCCATGATGACCGGCATACCGGTACAGAAAGTTGGCCAGGCCGATAGCCAGAAATTGCTTAATATGTCTGAAAAGATCGGTAAAAAAATCATCGGTCAGGATGACGCGGTTAAAAAACTGGCCCGTGCTATACAACGTACCCGTGCCGGTTTAAAAGATCCTAAAAAACCAATTGGTTCTTTCATCTTTTTAGGTCCTACAGGTGTTGGTAAAACAGAATTGGCTAAAGAGCTTGCTCGCTTCATGTTTGATACTGAAGACGCGCTTATACAAATTGACATGAGCGAGTACATGGAAAAATTCGCGGTATCTCGTTTAGTTGGAGCGCCTCCGGGCTATGTGGGTTATGAAGAAGGCGGACAGTTAACGGAGAAAGTACGCAGAAAACCATATGCTGTTGTATTGTTAGATGAGATAGAGAAAGCTCACCCTGATGTGTTTAACATTTTGTTACAGGTGTTAGATGAAGGTCAGTTAACCGACTCGTTGGGCCGTAAAGTTGATTTCAGGAATGCTATCATAATCATGACATCAAACATCGGCGCCCGTCAGTTGAAAGATTTCGGACAAGGTGTTGGTTTCAGCACAAACGCCCAAACTACCCAAGCTGATGCTCATTCACGCGGCGTAATTGAGAACGCTTTAAAACGCGCTTTCGCTCCGGAGTTTTTGAACCGTATTGATGATGTGATCGTATTCAACTCATTAGGAAAAGAAGAGATTTTCAAGATCATTGATATTGAGTTAGCTTCATTGTTTGGACGCGTTCATGCTTTAGGTTACCAAATTGAGTTGACCGAAGCAGCCAAAGATTTCATTGCAGATAAAGGTTATGATTCACAATTTGGTGCCCGTCCGTTAAAACGTGCTATTCAAAAATACCTGGAAGATCCAATTGCAGAAGAAATTTTGAAAGGTGAACTTGGCGAGGCAGAGTTGATGGTTGTTGATTATGACAAAGACACTAACGAGATCAAGGTTTCAGCAAAAAAAGCTTCAGGCAAGGAGCCTAAACAGGAAGAACAGGATTAA
- a CDS encoding enoyl-ACP reductase FabI — protein MAYNLLKGKKGIIFGALNEQSIAWKVAQRAVQEGAEIVLSNAPIALRMGELNKLAEECNAPVIGADVTNNDDLNNLFTKTMEHFGGGVDFVLHSIGMSVNVRKGLPYYENNYDFTHKGFDISALSLHRVLQTAMKMDAINEWGSVVALTYIAAQRVFPDYNDMADNKAVLESIARNFGYFYGTKKKVRVNTVSQSPTRTTAGSGVKGFDGFINYAEKMSPLGNADAAQCADYCVSLFSDLTRMVTMQNLFHDGGFSYTGVTKEIIEQMEK, from the coding sequence ATGGCTTATAATTTATTAAAAGGAAAAAAAGGCATCATTTTCGGTGCGTTAAACGAGCAGTCAATAGCCTGGAAAGTTGCGCAGCGCGCGGTGCAGGAGGGTGCAGAAATTGTATTGAGCAATGCCCCTATTGCTTTACGCATGGGCGAACTAAATAAACTTGCTGAAGAATGCAACGCCCCTGTTATTGGCGCCGATGTTACCAATAACGACGACCTTAACAATCTGTTCACCAAAACCATGGAGCACTTTGGCGGTGGCGTTGACTTTGTTTTGCATTCAATAGGTATGAGCGTAAACGTGCGTAAAGGTCTTCCTTATTACGAAAACAACTACGATTTTACCCACAAGGGTTTTGATATATCGGCTTTAAGCTTACACCGTGTGCTGCAAACAGCCATGAAAATGGATGCCATTAACGAGTGGGGTTCTGTAGTGGCCTTAACTTATATTGCCGCGCAGCGTGTATTCCCTGATTATAATGACATGGCTGATAACAAAGCGGTTTTAGAAAGCATTGCCCGCAACTTTGGTTACTTTTATGGCACCAAGAAAAAAGTACGTGTAAATACAGTATCGCAGTCGCCAACCCGTACCACTGCAGGTTCAGGTGTTAAAGGCTTTGATGGCTTTATTAATTATGCCGAAAAAATGAGTCCGCTGGGTAATGCAGATGCGGCTCAGTGCGCTGACTATTGCGTTTCGTTATTCTCTGATCTTACCCGCATGGTAACCATGCAGAATTTATTTCATGATGGTGGTTTCTCTTACACCGGCGTAACTAAAGAGATCATAGAGCAAATGGAAAAATAA
- the recN gene encoding DNA repair protein RecN: MLQKLSISNYALIDDLEIVFDKGLNIMTGETGAGKSIVLGALSLILGQRAESRYFFNQQKKCIIEGLFKIEAFHLKTFFEENDLDYEVETVLRREISADGKSRAFINDTPVNLTILKTLGEKLIDIHSQHATLEINNPLFQLMVVDAAAGHQPLLDNHRTKFSQYKKDNNRLKKLIEESNKAKADLDYYQFQFDELEKATLIEDEQEKLEKELYTLNNAEEIKRNLLNAGFLLQDSETAVLLQLREAMNQLVSAAKFNADIELLRERLNSTVIELKDVVAEIENIEQRTFTDEARADEINNRLTIIYNLQKKHRVSSNSELLALQADLSDKIQHAVFGDEAIEKLQKQLVEQRKELEGLAAKLSAGRTKAIPEIEKQVLQNLAEMGMANSALSINLTDTALEKDGANAVRFLFSANKGHALAEMSKVASGGELSRLMLAIKALIAKYTALPTIIFDEIDTGVSGEVANRVGIIMEQLAQNLQVITITHLPQIASKGKAHYYVYKDDSSTATYTRIKQLSNNERVTEIAKMLSGDNPGESALKNAKELLAI, translated from the coding sequence ATGCTGCAAAAACTAAGTATCAGTAACTATGCTTTAATTGATGACCTGGAGATTGTTTTTGATAAGGGCCTGAATATTATGACGGGCGAGACCGGTGCCGGTAAATCAATTGTACTTGGCGCGCTGTCGCTTATATTAGGTCAGCGGGCAGAGAGCCGTTACTTCTTCAATCAGCAAAAAAAATGTATTATAGAAGGGTTATTTAAAATTGAAGCCTTCCATTTAAAAACCTTTTTTGAGGAAAACGACCTGGATTATGAGGTAGAGACTGTACTAAGGCGCGAAATATCTGCTGATGGTAAGTCAAGAGCTTTTATAAATGACACACCGGTTAACCTTACTATTCTAAAAACGCTTGGCGAAAAACTGATAGATATCCATTCGCAGCACGCAACTTTAGAGATCAACAACCCACTGTTTCAGTTAATGGTGGTTGATGCAGCAGCTGGGCATCAACCTTTGCTGGATAATCACCGCACAAAATTCAGTCAGTATAAAAAAGACAACAATCGTTTAAAAAAGCTGATAGAAGAAAGCAACAAAGCCAAAGCTGACCTGGACTATTACCAATTCCAATTTGATGAATTGGAGAAAGCTACTTTGATTGAAGATGAACAGGAAAAACTGGAGAAAGAACTTTACACCCTCAACAATGCCGAAGAAATAAAACGCAACTTATTAAATGCAGGCTTTTTGTTGCAGGATAGCGAAACAGCTGTGCTGTTGCAACTACGGGAGGCAATGAACCAGTTGGTAAGCGCAGCTAAATTTAATGCCGACATTGAATTACTGCGCGAGCGCCTTAACAGTACTGTTATTGAGTTAAAGGATGTGGTTGCCGAAATTGAAAATATTGAGCAACGTACTTTTACCGATGAAGCCCGCGCAGATGAGATCAACAACAGACTAACCATCATTTATAATCTTCAAAAGAAACATCGTGTTAGCAGCAATTCCGAATTATTGGCCTTGCAAGCCGATCTATCTGACAAAATACAACATGCAGTTTTTGGCGATGAAGCCATTGAAAAACTGCAAAAGCAATTAGTTGAACAACGCAAAGAGCTTGAGGGCCTAGCTGCGAAATTATCTGCCGGACGCACTAAAGCAATCCCTGAGATTGAAAAGCAGGTGCTACAAAACCTGGCCGAAATGGGCATGGCAAACTCTGCCCTCTCCATCAATTTAACTGATACGGCGTTAGAAAAAGACGGCGCTAATGCGGTTCGTTTTCTGTTCTCGGCTAACAAAGGACATGCTTTGGCCGAGATGAGCAAGGTGGCATCAGGCGGAGAGCTGTCGCGTTTGATGCTGGCCATTAAAGCGCTTATTGCCAAGTACACTGCTTTGCCTACCATTATTTTTGATGAAATAGATACAGGGGTTTCCGGCGAGGTGGCCAATCGTGTTGGGATCATCATGGAGCAATTGGCTCAAAACCTGCAGGTTATCACCATTACGCACCTGCCGCAAATTGCCAGTAAGGGAAAAGCGCATTACTATGTTTATAAAGACGATAGCTCCACCGCTACTTACACCCGCATAAAACAGCTAAGCAATAACGAACGTGTAACCGAGATTGCAAAAATGCTAAGCGGTGATAACCCAGGAGAAAGCGCGCTGAAAAATGCTAAGGAACTATTAGCGATCTAA